The proteins below come from a single Sander lucioperca isolate FBNREF2018 chromosome 20, SLUC_FBN_1.2, whole genome shotgun sequence genomic window:
- the LOC116052008 gene encoding histone H4-like — protein MSGHGKGGKGLGKGGAKRHRKVLRDNIQGITKPAIRRLARRGGVKRISGLIYEETRGVLKVFLENVIRDAVTYTEHAKRKTVTAMDVVYALKRQGRTLYGFGG, from the coding sequence ATGAGTGGCCACGGAAAGGGAGGTAAAGGACTCGGGAAAGGAGGCGCTAAGCGTCACCGTAAAGTTCTCCGTGATAACATCCAGGGAATCACCAAACCCGCCATCCGCCGTCTGGCTCGCCGCGGCGGAGTGAAGCGTATCTCCGGTCTGATCTACGAGGAGACCCGCGGTGTGCTCAAGGTCTTCCTGGAGAACGTCATCCGTGACGCCGTCACCTACACCGAGCACGCCAAGAGGAAGACTGTGACCGCCATGGATGTGGTTTACGCTCTGAAGAGACAGGGCCGCACCCTGTACGGCTTCGGAGGCTAA